AGTAAAACGGTCAAATGGCAGATTGTACAACCGCACCCAAAGGAAAAACTGTCGAACTTGAATGCGCTGCAGATAATCATAGGGCTACCAAAAATCTAGCACCAAGAACTCATCACCCATAGACCCCGAACCAAAGCATGTTCCAAGTCTTCTTCCGAgaaaaaccgaaaaacaaaggaattctaATAACGCTCTATCACCCACACCGGCTCAACCGTACGCCATAACTCATTAACCAAGCGCTGCATGGTTCTGGTAGCAAAATGCCTTCTATCCAAAAAATGGCCAACCAGCACACGCTCCATCCTCCTTTCACCCACATTCCAAGCCTGATGTGGCATACCACGCCAAAGCTGAGGATTCTGAAACTGAGGAAAAGACTCATCAATGCCCAAGCTACGATATTCCTCTGACAATTCACTTCCTGTAGCAGTCTCACTACTAGTAGACCCAACCCCATCACTTTCCGATGAAGACGTCATGATAAAGAAAGGCTTCAACAACTAGTCCAACACCAAACCAACAAAGACGACTCACCAAACCTTAAAGAgcacaaacaaacccaaaaaaacaaggGACCACAAGAAGGAAAGACCAAGAAAATGACTAGAACATAACAAGAATGGGAATAAACTAGACAGCTGAAAAAGGGAgacaaaagagaagaaaatccCACGCAAACAGAgaaccaaaagaagaaaagggctCACAGAAAAGGCAAAGAATAAATCCAGAGACACCACCTGAACACACTCTCGGAAAGGAAGGAAATTGAAATGCAAACAGTAACTCAAGAGCTCTCAActtcaagagagagaaaaaagagtacCGGCTACCTTGAGATTCATAAAAATACGAAACCCGTATAAACAATTTTGTGCGAAAATTATGATGAAGCTTACCAAATTGACCCCCGCTTACACCTTGAGATTCATTATTTTGAACCTTAAGGCTCAAAAGTTCGTTGAGCCGATCATTCATGCAAATAAAACTCattaaattaattttataaTCAAATCACATTTATTTTGaatctcaaaattaaaatgtgGGCCATACTAACCAATCCTTTTTTCCAACTGGCACTCTGGGATCACTTTTGGAGTTTTGGTTGAAATCATTTTGGTTGGTCTAATAACTGAACAATTGTTTCATATGGGCAACTGTTTGGTCAGGTATTGGAGGCGTTTTGGTTGGTCcaataaataaacattttttccATAACTGGCAACTGTTTGGTCAGCTATTGGTGGCGTTTTGGTTGGTATTGTTTTCATAACTGGTCcctgttttgttaatttgttctGCCAAGAAGTAGGCAGAGGAAAATTCGAATACTTTTTTGGTAGTTGGTATCCTAATTTGTGCCTGCGCCACCTACCCTTTTTTACTCGAACTGGTATACTGTAATTAGGAGCGTTGTAGAACATAGAGTTCGAGTTTGTAATCTTCTCTCCCGTATcgttctctctccatttttcacCTATTGAGAGCGAATATTAGAAGTGAAAGGTAGCACATTAAGAAACACACCctttttaatatattttcttACAATACTAAAGTTGATAGTAGCATTTAGCAAGCAGCAGTTGCGGTTCACAAGGAGTAGGATGTAATTGATGCCTCAACTAAGCTCTTCGTAAGATGTATATAGCCCGTGAGGCCCAATTTCAATATTaagaaggaggaggaagaagaagaagaagaagtggcTATCGGCAGCCAAAATGCACACATAACAACAAAACAGTGAGACTGGGAGTCTTTTGAATATCAGTATAGAAAGTCATGACtcgatgaaaaaaaaagaaagaaagaaaagaggaagttGCATTTTCTATCCACAATGATAAGACGATAGTATCTGTAAATTTAATTGTTGGTTTAAGATGAATTATGAAAGAAATTCAAAGACAATATCATTCTGCATGAAAAATCTAGACACGAAATACAGGTTATCATTACCCTAAATCGTTGCTCGCTCTCAAATGTTTCAGTGGAATTACTACACAAATGTGGGATAACGTATTGCTTAATTCGTAGACCCTTTAGCAGTCAGCAAGCCCTCTAGGCTAGCTGGCAGTTCTGTTTCCCAAGCAAAACATTATATACCAAAGCTTTTGTATAATTTGTGTATTTAAAATCCTTGTTTGGTAATCTCTGCATCAACATAGCTATGATGCCAATGGATCCTCATCTTGTTGCCAACATAGCTTGGCATTGCTAATTACCTGAAACTGATGCCATGCGAATTATAAGATTCTCAAACATGTACGACAAAAAGTGGGAGGGCTTGGAGACTGTAAAGGTCTACAAATTAAGCAATACGTCACACATTCGTCATACAAAATGCCATATTTCGTCTTTTGTAAAGACATCACATGATTTGGGGACAACTACTTAGCAGCAGAGCATCAACTAGCACAGTACAACAAGTAATTGTCATTTAGCAAGTATAGTTGCACAGAATCTTTTGTATAACATAGTCTCGCTAAATAGAGGAAGCGCTTCATTAGAAAAGTTCAACATTATACAATACGAAACAGTGAATCATAATAGATTCGCTGCATGATGAATGCTACACACTAGTAATTCTGGTTTGTGTCAAGGCAGTTGCCAACACAGCTGAGGAGACCAAAACAAGGGTTTAAAAAACCAACCTTGTAGGTTTCAATGTTTGTTCACAGTGGCTAAACACTGTTCCAAGAAACTTTGGAGCTGTGACGAGTAAATTTCAGGGAAAGTCCTGTAATGGTCTACATGAGGGGATGACCCAAAGTTAAAAGACCACACTTTTCTTCCCATGCTCCTTTGCTCCTCAATAAACAACTCTACGGCCTGCGATGGGATGACTTTATCAGCTGTACTATACAGATAAAGCTGAGGGCATGGAGGCTGCTTCTTTGAGAGGGTACAGATGACCTTTTTCAGCCTCCTGTCAAGCAAGCAAGCAATTGATGTTATACATTTACACTACTTGCCATTCGGAAATATTTTAGTCATTGGTGGAGCAAAAATTTGGCTCTTTAAAATATAAAAGTTGAAGTATGGTAGGATATAAACAGAAGCACTTACTCATTTACATCAGGCAAGTTAAGAAGAAAGGCGAAGAGCTTCTCAAATGTTATTAGGAGCATGGTTTCAATTAACCAAGGTTCGTTTTGTTGAGTCTTGCAGAGACCTGCTTCAGTTTCTATTACTTCTCCAGCCTCAGCAGAAGTGGATGCTGATGAGCTGCGCTTTTTCAGCAGGGCAGTAGTAAATCCAGCTGCCCAGACCTGAAAAAGGTGAATGTCGATTGATGAATAAACAACCCTCCTTGCACAATCAgtagagacaaaaaaaactaacacCTAGCATATTATGGATAGTGAACAAATAAAAAGAGTGCTTTTCAATTGACGAAAACTAAACAAAGTTTGCGCATCTGTACAAAGAATGGGTGGGTTTGGGCCAAAATGGAATTCCACGGTGAATACCATCGAAAAGACAAGGACGTGAATACAAGAAATAACAAGGAGTTAGACTGGTAGAGTTGTTCCATTAATGGACATGATGCCCAGCTTCGAGTCCTACTGCGGAGAGCTGCAACTTCCTCTTCCCCATTCTTGAttgttgaaaaacaaaaacagaagaacaagaacaaaaaggaaaaacgcAGCGGACACAGTTTTTGCTAGTCAGTtaagaaggggggaaaaaattgaCCTCCAAGCTAGATCACAGCAGTTATCAGTTGAATGACTGAATCTGCTTAAATCATTTCAGATATTTGAAAAATGTCTGCACTAGAGTGAACTAGAGCGCTACTTCCGAACTACTATTTTCCTACTTAAGAAATTTTGTTGCTTGTTTGGGCTGGCAACCACATCAAAAAAATCTAACAGCAAAACTCTAAATTTGAGCGAAAACCAAGTCAAACATTTCAGACAAGAATGCCACCCAGTGAAAAGTATGTATTTTACAGGTTAACACGCATTAGAATGGAGTCataaaagatcaaaaaaaagaaacgagTGATTTCCTAAGGAAACGCAAAGGGTGAAACAAAAGGAGAACTAACATGAGTAGAGCCTCTACATTAAAGTGACAACAGCAGGTTAAATCAAGCATAAAACGCTAGTAGAAGAATAAATTAGGTCACGAGGTAACAGCATGTGTAGCACGTACAATTCGTCGAAAGCAATGTACCAGTTTCGGACACTCCCCGAACACGAACACCCTCAGGACAGTGTCCggatttttttgctttattttctaTTGGAAACTCTTTCGACAGGCTCGGTCACTCCAAGAACAAGCTCTAGACACGTGTCCAACACtaattttcaaagtttccaatttttttgctttatttgtaGTTGGACACTCTCCCAACAAGCTAGGATATACCAAGAACATGCTCAGAACACTTTCTCAACACTTTGGAACAAAAACTCAACTATAAAAACATTTTAAGTGGGTTGAAATTACAGAAATCACAAGTTTTAAGGGCGGTGAAAAGTAATTGTAGGAATGTGGAATATTTTGGGCCCGTTAATTGTAAAAATGCATTGTAGGTATGTTGTTATAGATAAAATTGTATCTTTAAACAGAttcttttttgtgtattttttcagAAGTATATATGTTCATTATATTGAGTACCCCTACCATGTTGtgtcctttatttttttaaatttgcttGTCAGCGTGTCTGAGTCATTGCCAGTGTCCATGTCAGTACTAGATAGGTAACAACTCTGACAGTGTAAGAAAATATGCAACAAATCCACTATTTACCACCAAATTCAGAATCTATCCACTAATTTTCCAAAATGGAGTGGGCTAGTGTTTAAGGGTCAAGTACACTCTGTCCCCTACTCTTCCAATTTCACTTATCAAGCTCGCACACTTTCAGTCAAGTATCAATGACCCccttgttgtttgattttgttagTTTTCATTACGAAAAAATTTCAGTTCAGTGGTATTAGATTCAAATAATTTCGCtatcataaaaaaattcttttaaaatagCTATGAAATCAATGAATATGGCCACATTTTTTCTGCACAAAAAAGCCGTAGGATTAGTTCCTTTtcggaaaatgattttgacacttcactTTCTCAGAAATGCACTCCAAAATTTATCTTTCTAGagctttaaaaaatttattacaaaaaataaattatacatCTATTGAGAAGGCATCAAGGAAAAGCTACCCATATGCAAATTTTGGAgtgcattacaaaaaaaatggagtgcaaaaaatatttccttttttatGGTAACTTTTTCAGCAAAAACAAACATGGCCATACATAAGAAGtaactttttttacttaaaaaatatatgaacatcttttttgcacaaaaaaagaTAAGAGTACATCCAGTTAGTACCTATTAATGGATTTGCAACCTAACTTGTGGTATTAAATGTATAAAGTGGCTATCCTCCGACTCAAACCCACAACCTATAAGTTGGTAGGCTGAGTTTTTGAATGACAACTGAACCAACACCACAAAAGGTACATAGTTAATTATTTTATGGTCATTTtcttacaaaaagaaaaggtacaTGGTCATcgtattaaaaaaataatcatacTTACAAAAGTTAACCATTTTTTCTTATGAAAAAAGATGGacatttttgttgcaaaaaaaagGTACTGTTTTATATATAATATCAATACAGTTCTTTTAGTTTCCAAAAGAATAACGGCTGAAGTGGGTTTTACTGAAATTAGAAGCGAAAACTGAGGAATTAGAAGGAATTGTTGTTGGGTTTCATGCAAGAAAATGGGAAAGAATAGAAACAGAAGAAACATGGGCAAAAGTGAAAAAGAACGATTATTGTTACCCACTTCCACAGGGGACGAAAAATTCCCTGCATATTTTTGGGAAACAAAAAGTTGATTCAAAAGACTTAGGAAGCCACATAAAATAGAGTAATATACTTTCCAACAATTTGTAGGACTTTCTGGCTAAACGAACACAATGTGAAATTTATGTCTCTTCACTAATTAAACACACCAAAAAGATATCATAAtatttactttcaaaaatcataaaatcaaAGTAAATACCAAACCATAGAACTATGAACAAATCATAGAGGCAAGAGATGATTCTCATACCTTAGGGTCTATATTGGGGTCCCCTCCCGAATCAACAATGCATCCTTTGATCTTCATCAGTAGGTCCTCTCTACTGTGTAAGTTCTCAAGAATCGCTCCATAGCTGCAGAAACATCGATAAGAGAATGCTACTGAGAAATGAATAACGTAGCCAAGACAACAGGTTCAAATTCCAATATGTTGTTCGAACAATGTGGTTGCAAGCTGAATAAGATCCTAAGTATCCAGAACAATAGTCAAAAGCAtaatttatctttaaaatatgGATATcaagtcttaaaatattatAGAAAATCAACTTGTATTAACCAATCAAATTTGTTAGACGAATTTCCGCCACCTTGTACAGAAAGAATATAACAAGCAAAAGCTGGGACCCGCCTTGGGTATGGATAAAAAAACTTCCTATAGTATACTATTCAATTCTTGACAATGAATTGGTTTGATAGGTAATGATTAATCGGATTTAAACCATTTCCTTATCCTAAATGATTGGAAAAAACGCTCAAGATCAAAACCTCAATTATATTGAGTTTTCTGAATCCAAATCTAAACCATGGCAAAATATGTTCATGGCAGAGTGGAAGTACTTTAAGTAATAGTTGGAGTAACTAAGCTGATATTGTCGATGTATCTAAACGCGGTGATTAACCTATGCAAACCAACCAAACTTTTTGAAGGTGTGGAAGAGCAAAAGCCACTCAAACCCATCTTTTTTGGTCAACCAACCACGAACCAAAATGTGAAAGAATAGAGATAGTTCTTTCTCATCATGTCTCACATAGGCTCTCAAACCAAAATGGAGGCACTAAAAAAGTAAATGACCTTTTCATATCAACATGATCTCGACAAATAAATGCATGTTTATAAAAGTTGCTAGGTGCTAACCAGCTAGCGGAGGAGCGCCTAGCGCAGGGCTGATTAGTCAGCACCTAGAGATTAGTCAGTTTtcttaattttctaaaaaaatagggaaatgatattggcactccaaaaattgatgcagacactccaaaaaataaaggaaagtgactttggagttacactgattttagagtgcctgcatcaatttttggagtgccaatatcatttcccaaaaaatattCCCCCTCTCCCCAGCGTTTGAGTAAGTAGAAAAGTTCATCGAATTGAACATTCATTGGTTGCATCGCTTCCTTCTTTTTAGTCATAATTCGTACTAGGTTTGCTTTGCTGCAATGTAGGTTTGCATTTGCTACAATTTAGGGATGTTGATTGTCGAGAAGTCAAAAGTCATTACGTATATTTTTCTGTAAAATAACACTTGATGCTATGTAATTTATACTATTAAATATTtaaatccacaattcaaaatccTTACAAAATATAAACGCCGACAGTCCCTGCCAACTCGACTAATGCCGCCTAGCCAACTAATCGCCGAATAATCTCGCCTAGCAGCCGACAAATCGTCTCGGTGACTAAAGTAATGCCTAGGACCCTAGTCAAGGTCCGCCTAGGTTGACTTTAAGAACACTAAGTAAATGTTTATTGAGGTACTGAAACTTATAGTGGGAGACTTGGGGTAAAATCCAAAGTAGGGTAAAATCCACTCACCTCCCCTAATTTTCTAATAAATGCAGGCACCACCCTTGGAACTTTTGAAATGTCACTGCCTCCCTTGCTTTTGTAACTATTAAtaccttgtttggatggtggtttgaaaaaattttagtttggtttttgggttatgagtggagagagaaattagggtaataattggagataggggtaatgagtgaagagagatagagagaaaaatgagaataatgattggagagagtagagagaaatgagagtaatgaagTAAggataatgagtattttttgagttggaatttttttttcaaaataccatccaaacaaggcataaaagATTATCCATTTCTGTCATTACACGCACTAATAGTGTGTTATGTCGCTATTCGATGACAAAAATGCAAttcaaaacacatcattttcCCCTTCCTAATCATTCCTGCCTATTTTCTTGTTAAGTAAAGCATAAATTTGTTTTGGAAGGATTAAATTTAAGCTTATAGTTGAGATACCCCACTGTCGCCTAAATTATTTTTAGTGCATTCTATAAAGTGTGAACTTATGCACATTTATTTAATGTTCTCACAAGTATagttatgcattttttttcttattattttccTCAAATTGCTAAAAGTTGTCCTCAACATAAAGCCAATCCTTCTACTAGCCTGTTTGCACTCAATTGTCTGAGTCTTGTTTTGTCTTTCTTAGACAACTGGTACAACAAAATCCTGACGGGAGGTCAGTGACATTAGAGCCGTCCTAATATTACCCGTTTGAGAAAGGTAAACTATCATTTGTGGCTGATAATGAACGTAAAGTATACTCGTGGTTGCACACTgaaaaagattttagtttatGAGACAATAATCTAATCAAAACCCTAACGCATGACTGCTCTTCAAATATACGTATTAACCCTTACCACAACATCTAAAATCAATTCTCCTAGTCATTTTCTTTTATGCCAGAGAAAACAATGAAAACGGATAAGCGTACTTCCGACAGACCAACATGATCATGCCCCATACATGATCATAAAAGTAAGTAAACTACATGTTGGAATAAATATCAATCAACCAGATCAAGTATACGAAACAATAAGTTCAAAGAGGTGATTAACCCACGCAAGCCAACCAGTATTACTGAAGGTGTGGAAGAGCAAGAGCCGTTGGCGCCCATCCTTTTCCGTCTCGGCCAACCACGAACCAAGCTCCTGCGCAAACGCAGCAATCCTCTCCTCCAACTTCCTCCCCAAATCGAATGAAAGCACGTTGTTGACCGAGGCAACGAACGTCACGGCATGAATCCCCCTCGCATTGTACATTTCCGCGTACCTCTTCAAGTGTTTAGGCTTGGCTCCCAGCCAACCCAGCAACACTACAGTCACTATAGGCCCCTTACCCCCGGCAACCCCCACATCTCCTCCCCCATTTGCATTTAGGGCCAAATTCCACTCGAACGACTTGGCAGTAGAATCTGCGAGGAATGGGGCGAAATTGTTGGTAGAGAGGGATTGGAAGAAGGTTGAGGGGGTGGAATTCGGAGGAGGGGCCGAGGAGGGAGGAGGGGAGGTGGAGTGAGAGGGATTGGGGAAACGAGGGTTTGAGGAGATTGCAAGGATGCGAGTGGAAGGAGAGTTCGGGAGTGGATAGATGGGGAGTCTGCAACGAGGAGGGTGGGGTTTGAGGAGGACTGAATTTGGTAAGTGACGATTCAGGAGGGAGGAATTGAGGATGATCCTGACCGAAGCTTCCAAAGGGGCTACCATGGTTTTGGAAAATTCAAAAGGATTCAAAGGCGATACTGTTCGTAGAGTCGGTCCCAGCCTTTTGGATTGTGGGATtttgatgagaaaagaaagaaaatgtttatgattttccaacaaatctcATCATTTTCGTGAGAAATGGTGAGAGACAAATATACTACTCCTACTAGTTTTTGCCGTTGCGATAGAAACAACAGTCACTCGATAAGTCTAGTATAGATTGGGACTTGGGGGAAGGATTGTTTTTTTGGAGTGGTGCTCCTTGCACATATTTAAAATCTGTACTATAGCGTACAAATGTCTATTTTGGCCAGTTTAGTTCTCAAAAAacgatcggagccgctcattttatttaaagtactttatttatggtccttgcaaaaaataagctcaattcggTATCGGTAAAAAcgtttacaaaacatccaactttgtcaCAAAATTCAAGActaaattctaaagcaaagttagATGTTTTGTAAACGCCCTTACCGATACGggattaaatttattttttgcaacgaccataaaaaagtatttcaaacaaaataagcgACTTCGATTATTTTTTAATGACCCAAAACAGACCCAAAAAGGCGTTTGTACGTGCTGTACAGATTTTATATACGTGCCTGTGTCATTTCTGTTttgtttataagaaaaaaaaaatgcgtgGAGACGGGGCCCACCAGACCCCTTTTAATACCCTTTCCGTTCAATTCACAACCCAAAGATGTAAGTGCAtcctttacttattttttttaagcaaacaATTTAGGAAAAATGTGTTTTTACCCATTTTTAAATTATAGTACACATTTATTTATAAAACCAAATTTTCACTAAATAATAACGGGCAAAGCTGTCCTATAGTTAGTGAATATTGGGAGAGAACTAGTTTGGTGTCTCTTATTTTTTGAAGCTCtgtcacaaaaataattttcttaattgCCCTCTAAACATAAGGACTATTTGGAACTTGCCATTAAATAattgttatgaattatagaataatcaaatttaaaaacACATTTGATGACTAGGGGTGTTACAAAACTTGATGAAccgaaaaaaatccaaaaaaatggaCCGATTGATTCGGTTTTCGATTGGGGTGATGGCGGAATTTTTTCGAACCAACCGAACTGATTTTCTCGGTTTCCTGAAATTTTCACCGAACTTAACCGAATCGAACTGAccaagtatatatttttatatatatactttaaattaaatagaaattttatatttcaGGCGGACCGAAATTCCCGACTGGacaaccaaaccgaaccgaactcaACTCCGGTCGGGATCGGTCCTAGAAATATTTGGACTGAACTGAATCGGTCTTTGAAAATCTCTccccaaaccgaaccgaaatcaCCCCTAATTATGACCACCACTCCACTATCCCCACTCATCCTAAAATGTACCCACACCACCTTTTAGGTCATATTCCGTtaaggtttttactttttaaatacttattttttgctttacgagacatgtcattttctcaaaatacatcatttttaattcaaaaaattagtacttaatttttctaaACAGGACGGGGCCTTAGTTTACTTTTATGCCAGAGAAAACAATTTTGAAACAGATGAACATGATCATGCCATATACATGCCCAtatataaggaaaaaaaaaaaaaaagagaaaggcaATATCTGGGGTAAAATTCAGTCAAACCATTACGGATCAAGTATATGAAAGAACgatttcttttttatcagctATGAAAGAACGATTCAAAGAGGTAATTAACCTACGCAAGCCAACCAGTATTACTGAAGGTGTGGAAGATCAACATCCTTTCGCGCCCATCCTTTCCGCTCTCAGCCAACCACGACCCCAGCTCCTGCGCCAACCCCGCCACCCTCTCCTCCAATTTCCTCCCCATATCGGACGAAAGCACGTCGTTCACCGACGTGACAAACGTCACCGCGTTCATCCCCCTCCCATTGTACATTTCCACGTACCTCTTCAAGTGCTTAACCTTGGCTCCCAGCCAACCCAGCAACACAACAGTCACCAGAGGCCCCTTACCCCCAACAAGCCCCACATCTCCCCCGTTTACTTTTCGGGCCAAATTCCACTCGAACGACTTGTTAGTAGAATCCGCGACAGTTGGGGCGAAATTGTTGGTGGAAAGGGATTGGAAGGACCGTAACGGGGTCGAATTCAGACAAGGGGCCGAGGAGGGAGGAGGGaaggaagagggagagggacTGGAGAAGTGAGGGTTTGCTGAGATTGCAACGATGCGAGTGGGAGGAGAACGCGGGAGGGGATTGTAAGGGAGTCTGCCACGAGGGTATTTGAGAGGGTGGGGTTTGAGGAGGAACGAAGTTGATAACTGACGGTTCAGGAGTGGTGAGTTGAGGATCCTGACCGAAGCTTCCATGGTTTTGGAAATTCGAAAGGGGTCAGAGTCGGCCACCGAGGATCCGTTGGTAATGGCGAGCGTTGGCACTGAATTGGAATTGCAGAGATCAATGGCCATCTCTGGGTACAAGTGAGATCTCGAGTTCAATGCTCTCTCAATGTGCTAATCTAATTAACCATTCAGCACGGAGTATTGTTGCAATACTTGTTATCGTCAATAAGAAAAATTCTTTGGAAACATCGAATAAATCTATGATCAGTATCAGTGATGAGgttattctcatttcttaatCAGCAATTTGTCGTAGTCGTACTAtattcttttaagttttaatgCCGGTTGATTGTATTTTCTAACATTCATATTGTTTTCATTGTCccgtttcaataaaaaaaattattggttaCACTGTCTTCGGTTTGGAAcacatttgattattcataCGAGGGATTTACAGTTGTTTGACTTTTAATTAGTTTACCATATTTGGAGATATACAAAACTAGGGTTTTTAATCAGGATAATGCTAAAGCCACGACTacttttgataatgccacaatTACTCACGTTGGCTTCACATTTTTAACAGTTGAATGCTCTCGGTTCTCTTCCATCCATTTTGTATCTCTCATTCTCGTTACTCTCTGCATCCTTGTTTTCTTTCTGATCATCATCCTGTTGTTCTTCCCCAACACCATCGCAAAATGCATACTGCAAGTCAATAAAAGACTCCAACGTACATTTCGTCGATAATTTGATCTACCTTCGAAACCCTCAACGAACTCCTAAAAACAATAAAGCAGCAAACCTTTTGAATCGAAATGGTGATGGATTTTGGCGCAGCAATAAATTACTAGTAGACTATCTCAATGGTGATGCTGACAAGAtatgttctttttgttttttgaatggTAAAAAAATATTGACAAGATATGTCAGCACTTCAAAGTTAGAATTGGTCGAGTCATCATGACCGGCGGATAAATACTAGCTCATCCAAGCctctttctcaaaaaaaaaaaaaaattggagacaATAATCATTTGAAAACATAACAAAACCACTTTAGAGCCTTTAtagcaaaaaaacaagaatactCTCAATTAAAGACAGTTTTTCTTCAATGTTTAAACAAAAGCAACAAACATATTCCGAGGTAGCAGCAACTCCATTTATCTTCTTCATATTTGTAGAAAAATTAGGGTTCGTCCGTGCTTGAAGACACGACGCAACGCATTTTAAATgcaattaaaatgaattacgaaactATTGAGCACCCCCGCCAACGAAACTGATTTATacggaaatatttttttaatcaggtTCAAACAGAGTTCTTTTAATGCATGCTCGTGCC
This DNA window, taken from Rhododendron vialii isolate Sample 1 chromosome 8a, ASM3025357v1, encodes the following:
- the LOC131297909 gene encoding uncharacterized protein LOC131297909 isoform X2 codes for the protein MVAPLEASVRIILNSSLLNRHLPNSVLLKPHPPRCRLPIYPLPNSPSTRILAISSNPRFPNPSHSTSPPPSSAPPPNSTPSTFFQSLSTNNFAPFLADSTAKSFEWNLALNANGGGDVGVAGGKGPIVTVVLLGWLGAKPKHLKRYAEMYNARGIHAVTFVASVNNVLSFDLGRKLEERIAAFAQELGSWLAETEKDGRQRLLLFHTFSNTGWLAYGAILENLHSREDLLMKIKGCIVDSGGDPNIDPKVWAAGFTTALLKKRSSSASTSAEAGEVIETEAGLCKTQQNEPWLIETMLLITFEKLFAFLLNLPDVNERLKKVICTLSKKQPPCPQLYLYSTADKVIPSQAVELFIEEQRSMGRKVWSFNFGSSPHVDHYRTFPEIYSSQLQSFLEQCLATVNKH
- the LOC131297909 gene encoding uncharacterized protein LOC131297909 isoform X1, whose amino-acid sequence is MAIDLCNSNSVPTLAITNGSSVADSDPFRISKTMEASVRILNSPLLNRQLSTSFLLKPHPLKYPRGRLPYNPLPRSPPTRIVAISANPHFSSPSPSSFPPPSSAPCLNSTPLRSFQSLSTNNFAPTVADSTNKSFEWNLARKVNGGDVGLVGGKGPLVTVVLLGWLGAKVKHLKRYVEMYNGRGMNAVTFVTSVNDVLSSDMGRKLEERVAGLAQELGSWLAESGKDGRERMLIFHTFSNTGWLAYGAILENLHSREDLLMKIKGCIVDSGGDPNIDPKVWAAGFTTALLKKRSSSASTSAEAGEVIETEAGLCKTQQNEPWLIETMLLITFEKLFAFLLNLPDVNERLKKVICTLSKKQPPCPQLYLYSTADKVIPSQAVELFIEEQRSMGRKVWSFNFGSSPHVDHYRTFPEIYSSQLQSFLEQCLATVNKH